A window from Carassius gibelio isolate Cgi1373 ecotype wild population from Czech Republic chromosome B3, carGib1.2-hapl.c, whole genome shotgun sequence encodes these proteins:
- the LOC127952611 gene encoding coiled-coil domain-containing protein 134-like: MLSVCALLLLAAPVALGSDSDAQRPRHDSNLEIYKRLFESKRKDQLNALKNLVELNDVNQQYKIIDIMLKGLFKVLEDSRAVLIAANMQPNDPFPLDDKIKEAYSHVVENTAFFGDVALRFPRIVHHYYDRNADWSRLLRWGLHFCNQTGVFSGGAHQHVLTLMSQELGITERSADFVNPYRTERDDVLHTAEAFQKILREEEKRRRKEEKRKEIRKGPRISRSRTEL; encoded by the exons ATGTTGAGTGTTTGTGCTCTGCTGCTGCTGGCGGCTCCTGTGGCTCTCGGCTCTGACTCGGACGCACAGAGACCCCGACACGACTCCAACCTGGAGATCT ATAAGCGTCTGTTCGAGAGCAAGAGGAAGGATCAGCTGAACGCACTGAAGAACCTGGTGGAGCTCAACGACGTCAACCAGCAGTACAAGATCATCGACATCATGCTGAAGGGCCtcttcaag gtgctggaggactCTAGAGCTGTTCTCATAGCCGCTAACATGCAGCCGAACGATCCGTTCCCACTCGACGACAAAATCAAAGAAG CGTACTCTCACGTGGTGGAGAACACGGCGTTCTTCGGAGACGTGGCTCTGCGTTTCCCTCGTATCGTCCATCACTACTACGATCGTAACGCGGACTGGAGTCGTCTGCTGCGCTGGGGTCTGCACTTCTGCAACCAGACGGGCGTCTTCAGCGGAGGAGCCCATCAACACGTGCTCACGCTG ATGTCACAGGAGCTGGGGATCACAGAGAGATCGGCAGACTTCGTCAATCCGTATCGCACCGAACGAGACGac GTGCTGCACACGGCCGAGGCCTTCCAGAAGATTCTCCGTGAggaagagaagaggaggaggaaggagGAGAAGAGGAAAGAGATCCGGAAAGGGCCGCGGATCTCTCGCTCTCGCACCGAGTTATAG